In the genome of Brachypodium distachyon strain Bd21 chromosome 3, Brachypodium_distachyon_v3.0, whole genome shotgun sequence, the window ACCGCGCGATGCGCGATCTGGCGCGGCGGCACGGGCCGGTGATGCTGCTCCGGCTGGGCTCGGTGCCCACCCTGGTGGTCTCGTCCCGGGAGGGCGCCCGCGAGGTGATGAAGACCCACGACACAACCTTCGCGACGCGCCCGCTGAGCGCCACCCTGCGCGTGCTCACCAACGGCGGCCGCGACATCGTCTTCGCGCCCTACGGCGACTACTGGCGCCAGGTCCGGAAGATCGCCGTCACGGAGCTCTTCACCTCCCGCCGCGTGCTCTCCTTCCGCGCCGTCCGCCAGGACGAGGTCGCCGCCATGCTTCGCGCcatcgccaccgccaccgcacCGCTGCAGGTGGAGATGCACGGGCGGCTGTCGGCGTTCGTGGCCGACAGCACGGCGCGCGCCGTCATCGGCGACCGGTGCAAGGAGCGCGACGTGTTCCTGTGGGAGCTCGACCGCTCCATGCGGCTCTCCGCGGGGTTCAACCCGGCCGACCTGTGGCCCTCGTCGCGGCTCGCCTGCTGGCTCAGCGGCGCCGTGCGCCGCGCCGAGGAGTGCCGCGACACCGTGTATGGCATCCTGGATGGCATCATCCAAGAGCACCTCCAGagggtgggcggcggcgacgaggacctGCTCGACGTGCTGCTGAGGATACAGAAGGAGGGCGGGCTTCAGTTCCCGCTCGACATGGACGCCATCAAATCCGTCATATTTGTGAGTGCTCTGCTCGTAGCACTTCCGTAATTAAACTCTCCACTTTGTTAACTTTCCGGGACGCCATGCTTATCAAAATCCAACCAATGAATAAAGCACATGGATTAATTACACATTTTTCATGCTGCTAAGGTCACCCctcaaattctcaaaaaatatcTCTGCACAATTTCTGGCACACATGCAGGACATATTCGGCGCTGGCAgcgagacggcggcgacgacgttGGAGTGGGCCATGGCCGAGCTGATCAAGAACCCAGACGTCATGCACAAGGCTACAAGCGAGGTGCGGCGAACCTTTGAGGCCCACGGTACGGTGGTCGAAAGTTCCCTCCACGAGCTCCCGTACCTGAATCTGGTCATCCGAGAGACGCTGCGCCTGCACACTCCCCTGCCGTTGCTGCTCCCGCGGGAGTGCCAGGAGCCGTGCCAGGTGCTCGGCTATGACGTGCCACACGGGACACAGGTGCTAGTGAACGCCTGGGCGCTAGGCCGCGACGAGAGGTACTGGCCACGCGATCCCGAGGAGTTCCGCCCTGAGCGTTTCGAGGGGGAAGCTGCCATGATGGACTTCAGGGGGAACAGCTTCGAGTTCCTGCCGTTCGGCGCCGGGCGGAGGATGTGCCCCGGGATGGGGTTTGGCCTCGCCAATGTGGAGCTCGCACTTGCGAGTCTGCTGTTCCACTTTGACTGGGAGGGGCCGGACGCGGAGCACCCGACGGAGCTCGACATGACGGAAGCGTTCGGCCTCACTGCGCGGCGGAAAGGCGAACTTCTGTTGCGGCCTATCCTCCGTGTCCCCGTTCCGGGATTGTAATCAGATCGATATGATGCACAAGATGAATTTTCATTTTTGGTACATgtgaataaaataaaaagagaaaagtccATTCTAAACCTTGACCTTGTCGACCACGACCGAATCGAATCTAACCTCAGATTTTCGGACCCTAACGTTTTCCATGTGAAACACTTATGTGCCAAAAGTATTCCCACTCTTTTGTAAATATATCACGCCCCTGATCCCAGACTGTATTAAGTCCGAACACTTAAAGGGATAGAACAAGTTGCAATTAACAATATGGTTCACATACCAAATGATGATGTATGTCTTCTTATATTTGAAAATTGCGTCTGTGTCCATTGCTTAACAATCTGTAGAGCTGTCATATGGTTGAGATGACGCCTCATGATCATAAACACGGATGAAGGATGAAGATTTTTGAGGTTAAAGAACTATCAACCTGATTAACCTAAATACGTAACAttcaatatttattttatttgcaatttctttactagatttaattaattatttagAGTTTTAAACATTGTATGATACTTTGTGACATCAATAGCAACAATCATTACATTGATAATGTCATACGAATTCATAAAGTGAGCAGACGACAACCACTCATATTTATAATTGAAAAATTATCTATATACATAATTATGACTAATGAAAACATTGGGGTTATGTCATATGATCTCTACGAAGTAATAGTTCATGTGTGAAGTTCTCTAACAGAAGGTCATTATAAAGCATATATCAAGACTCACAGTTAGACCTAgttgatagcctcgagggtgtcccgatcttttgatgagatacctaattatcgatttggtaggaggtgacattgacgatccgactacaacctagtaGGCAGCgtcttagcgatcgatacaccaactccagaaggttattgatcccgcgggaaCATGATCAACCTGAGCACGAAGGTCTtttttcctgcaagcaatcgaagaacaagcaagaacaagatgaaaagcaatctgaaattgcgaataggagatatgaaggttcacgaatctgaatactcaatatagttggagtcttgatgacggtaaaacaggtggtctaaccgacacacgcgattacacgaaagtagcaaagactaaactttatctaatcaaaacctgaggctccatagggggctcgtggggtataaataggaggggaactaggtggtttcggccaggcccttgagggactccgaaacggcctacgaatcctcctaaaacacaacgaaaacatcgaaaaattggctggaccctattacatgatcttaggcccaataaagtaaggttataaccctcatctttggcccataaatacccattggaggagaaatcctccacttggccgaaatcccattgatgagaAGGAtgtggccttcttctcatctctcgttatggcggtttcaatgttctgaaatcatcacttgatctaactcccgccaccttgctgccacctccatggtttgctgtgcaacgctgatccttgaggtccaaaCTAGGTCCAtgattcctaaaacacaaaaAAGTACGCaacttaggcagcagcatattatcattaatattaaatgaagtaccgaggaacgaaagtacctgataatttagttgtcgtgcacgagctctagtaattggtccgtgtatctccggtacttgaggtgtcggtgctgtaggggctatggttgtatcattaggtgggatgtcctcatcatcctcccctttttgaatcgaagtcgtcctcgacggtagttcatcttcttctcccaaataaggcttcaaatctgcaatattaaaCGTGGGACAACccccaaaatctgcaggtaactcaagtttatatgcattatcattaatttttgcTAACACCTTAAAGGGACCATCAGCTCGTGGCATTAACTTAGACTTGCGCAAATCAGGGAAATGATCTTTGCACAAATGCAACCGAACAAGATCtccaggttcaaacacaatttgttttctgcccctatctcctgcaagtttatacttagaattcatacgctcaatgttctctttagtcgtctcatgcatttttataataagttcagcacgttccttagcatcaaaattaactttttcagaagttggcaaaggtaacaaatcaattggtgcacgtggtataaaaccataaacaatttcaaaagggcacaattttgtggttgaatgcaacgaacgattataagcaaattcaatatgaggtaaacattcttcccacattttcaaattcttctttaaaacagccctaagcatagtagataatgttttattaacaacttcagtttgcCCATC includes:
- the LOC100826258 gene encoding cytochrome P450 71D7, whose protein sequence is MLPIQSLIRSYQAEFLTQHHTSGRIIAQNSEEPGQIKMEDLCYLYLGVALVSLFIVLTSRRRWAAAAHDANNNGELHLPPGPGQLPVIGTLHHLALSGQLPHRAMRDLARRHGPVMLLRLGSVPTLVVSSREGAREVMKTHDTTFATRPLSATLRVLTNGGRDIVFAPYGDYWRQVRKIAVTELFTSRRVLSFRAVRQDEVAAMLRAIATATAPLQVEMHGRLSAFVADSTARAVIGDRCKERDVFLWELDRSMRLSAGFNPADLWPSSRLACWLSGAVRRAEECRDTVYGILDGIIQEHLQRVGGGDEDLLDVLLRIQKEGGLQFPLDMDAIKSVIFDIFGAGSETAATTLEWAMAELIKNPDVMHKATSEVRRTFEAHGTVVESSLHELPYLNLVIRETLRLHTPLPLLLPRECQEPCQVLGYDVPHGTQVLVNAWALGRDERYWPRDPEEFRPERFEGEAAMMDFRGNSFEFLPFGAGRRMCPGMGFGLANVELALASLLFHFDWEGPDAEHPTELDMTEAFGLTARRKGELLLRPILRVPVPGL